The genomic DNA AGCCAAGGGAATATTTTGAAAATAAGGCTAAAGAGTTTGCGGAATGGCATCGTCTTGAATTAGAGCCACATGGTGCTGGTACTGGCGGAACAATTATAAGTGTCGAGGTTGGTGGAGAAGTCATATATAGTCTGGAAAACATGATTGAAGGGATGATAGCGGCTTTAACCTCGATGCATACTGATTATAACTTTCAGGTTTGGAAACAGGCATGGAGCAACGAACATTGCGTCTAACCAAGAATGCATTTGAACCAACGGAAGAAAAGCTCTATTTGCCATCTATACCGATAGATAAGGGCTATAATCTCAGCGGATAGATCCATACGGTCAGTCGATAAAAGAAAGGTATAATCAGAATCACTGGGTCTTGAGCTATTACTTTTATGGAAAATTTCAATAACACGCACTGGTCGGATAATATCTTTCTGTTTCTTTTTGGTCCCTAATCGGACAACCATATCCCTTTGCACACCTGTTTTTTTATCATCATCCGTTAGGGATTTATGTTCGATGGTATCCCAGACAACATTATCTTGCAATCGGGCGATAAAGGAACTATTAGTATCTATAATTTCCTGAAAGAGTTTAAACTCCCTATAACCAGCATCCAATGTATAAAGTTTATTGGGAGAGAGGAACTCTCTCAATACAGTTTTTTCATTGCCATTACCATTAGTAATTTTAGCATTAACAGGGATACTTTTTAAGATATCAAACTCAAGGTGAAGTTTAGCTGCCCTGTTTTGGTCATTAATCCATAATGCCCAGAGCATCTTTGGCAAGGCACGAAGGAGCGTCCCATCCGTAGATACAAGAGTTTGTTGAAGGTTTTTAAGTTTAGGGTCTTTTTCCACAGGGATAGCCTTCTTAGCCAGTTCTTTGATTAAAGGAGCAATCAGGTTAGCATCAAAAACACTACTTGCCTCAGAAAGGGAGCCAAGGCTTGTACCTTTAATACCAAGCATTTTCTTAACCTTCTCAAGGTGAGAAGTCTGTTGAATTCCACGCAAGCTACTCAGGATAGGATTGAAGAAATAGAATAAAATGAGACAGATATATTGGTCACAGTGAAGGTTTCTATTGTGATGCTTACGAACCAGATGAAATCGCTCCAGCATAGGAATAAATTTATGAATAAGCTTAAAGTGTTGCAGGTTTTTTTCGTTAATTGGTTCTTTTTTCTTGCGTCCCTTGTTTTTCTTTACTGAACTATTAACCATAGTTCAAGTATAACATAAAAAGGAAAAAATGTCTAGAATTTTTTCTCCTTTAATATCAATGACTTACGACATTTTAGTAAAAATAGTTTAAGCAAGAATCATTCCGAACAGTATGGGGACAGATTTTAGTTTACTTTCTCAGGATAGGGTATATCGAGCATCAGACAATCTTTTTTCTTGCAAAGAGGAGATAGAGAAACACTTAAATTGTCGAGAGCGTAATCTTTTTAGTTTAGGGGAGCAGATAATTCTTTATGATTTAACCAATACCTTTTTTGAAGGTAACGGGAAGAATAATCCTAAGGCAAGATTTGGACGGTCTAAGGAGAAGCGAAGTGATTGTCCTTTGGTAACTGCTAAGACCCACAATATTTGAGACAGATATTCTCAAATTAAATGAACTCATTTTCCGCTTAAATGTAAAAACTAACAACATGGCATAATCCATTGATAATCGGGGTAATTTAAAATATCCAGAAAT from bacterium includes the following:
- a CDS encoding IS4 family transposase, giving the protein MVNSSVKKNKGRKKKEPINEKNLQHFKLIHKFIPMLERFHLVRKHHNRNLHCDQYICLILFYFFNPILSSLRGIQQTSHLEKVKKMLGIKGTSLGSLSEASSVFDANLIAPLIKELAKKAIPVEKDPKLKNLQQTLVSTDGTLLRALPKMLWALWINDQNRAAKLHLEFDILKSIPVNAKITNGNGNEKTVLREFLSPNKLYTLDAGYREFKLFQEIIDTNSSFIARLQDNVVWDTIEHKSLTDDDKKTGVQRDMVVRLGTKKKQKDIIRPVRVIEIFHKSNSSRPSDSDYTFLLSTDRMDLSAEIIALIYRYRWQIELFFRWFKCILG